The following coding sequences are from one Granulicella sp. L56 window:
- the hemA gene encoding glutamyl-tRNA reductase, translated as MTKNLSAPGSPVVILLGINHNTAPIEVRERLAIAPSRLADATRALAHQPGIREAIILSTCNRVELLTVQDAAHSENPGTLNFLYEYLNIPASDLQPHLYEFREREAVRHLFRVASSLDSMVVGEPQILGQVKEAYTTGREVGAVATTLEGLLQRAFTVAKRVRTDTQIGSSSVSIASVAVDLARKIFDSLEGKTVLLVGAGKMSELAARHLIQQGAASILVANRTQSRAEQIAKEFNGQIIPFDQLYEQADRADIVITSTGAPQKIFSRSHGQQFLHRRRNRPMFFIDIAVPRDVDPGMNEVEGCFVYDIDDLQQVAQANLADRSREAEAAEAIVTREVDKYLQRLQTLNAVPAIQSLQQYAEAIRQAELRRSQSKLAGLTPEQREAVDVLTRSLTAKFLHHPLTGIRQAAQQGDSQTLADLQRLYTGQSDQKSDPPTDED; from the coding sequence ATGACGAAAAACCTCTCAGCGCCGGGCTCACCCGTTGTCATCCTCCTCGGCATCAACCACAACACCGCGCCCATCGAGGTACGCGAGCGCCTCGCCATCGCTCCCTCGCGCCTCGCCGACGCCACCCGCGCCCTAGCGCATCAGCCGGGCATTCGCGAAGCCATCATTCTCTCCACCTGCAACCGCGTCGAGCTGCTCACCGTGCAGGACGCCGCGCACTCCGAGAATCCCGGCACACTCAACTTCCTCTACGAGTACCTCAACATTCCCGCAAGCGATCTCCAGCCGCATCTCTACGAGTTCCGCGAGCGCGAGGCCGTCCGCCATCTCTTCCGCGTGGCCAGTTCGCTCGACAGCATGGTCGTAGGCGAACCCCAGATTCTCGGCCAGGTCAAAGAGGCCTACACCACAGGCCGCGAAGTCGGCGCGGTCGCCACCACGCTCGAAGGCCTGCTCCAGCGCGCCTTCACCGTAGCCAAGCGCGTCCGCACCGACACCCAGATCGGCTCCAGCTCCGTCTCCATCGCCTCGGTGGCTGTAGATCTCGCGCGCAAGATCTTCGATTCCCTCGAAGGCAAAACCGTCCTTCTCGTAGGAGCCGGAAAGATGTCCGAGCTTGCCGCACGCCACCTCATCCAGCAGGGCGCGGCCTCCATCCTCGTCGCCAACCGCACGCAATCAAGGGCCGAGCAGATCGCCAAAGAGTTCAACGGCCAGATCATCCCCTTCGATCAGCTCTACGAGCAGGCTGACCGCGCCGACATCGTCATCACCTCCACCGGCGCGCCGCAAAAAATCTTCAGCCGCTCGCACGGCCAGCAATTCCTGCACCGCCGCCGCAACCGCCCCATGTTCTTCATCGACATCGCCGTCCCCCGCGACGTCGATCCCGGCATGAACGAGGTCGAAGGCTGCTTCGTCTACGATATCGACGACCTGCAGCAGGTCGCACAGGCCAACCTCGCCGACCGCAGCCGCGAAGCCGAAGCCGCCGAAGCCATCGTCACCCGCGAGGTCGACAAATACCTCCAGCGGCTGCAAACCCTCAACGCCGTACCCGCCATTCAGTCGTTGCAGCAATACGCCGAGGCCATCCGGCAGGCCGAACTCCGCCGCTCGCAATCCAAGCTCGCCGGCCTCACTCCCGAGCAGCGCGAGGCGGTCGATGTGCTGACCCGCTCCCTCACGGCAAAGTTCCTCCACCACCCGCTGACCGGCATCCGTCAGGCCGCGCAACAAGGTGACTCCCAAACACTCGCCGACCTCCAGCGCCTCTACACGGGCCAGTCCGACCAAAAATCCGATCCACCCACCGACGAAGATTGA
- a CDS encoding FecR domain-containing protein produces MSIPKFKALLVFSLATLAAPAFGQNANPASPGTLNYVEGQASIEGRQLSRRSVGRTEMQPGQVIATANGKAEILLTPGIFLRLGDDSTVQMVSPDLTHTEVRLERGNASVEVDQIYKQNTVLIDLPNGQTQLLQHGLYGFDANNSTVRVFDGKAAVYPGQNLQSNIKPVEVKGGHQLVLNGEAIKPQRFNKDQAKNDDLYKWSSLRSAYLGDANIDLASQYAGYGGFTPGWYWAGGPFGYTWLPGGDGLFWNPFGYGFYSPYYIYGGGIVYRRPGGYGYRGGYGYGGHPGPARGSNGHVVAHPGGYQGNGGGFHGNGGGGFHGGGGGGGGSHGGGGGGHR; encoded by the coding sequence ATGTCTATCCCAAAGTTCAAAGCGCTCTTGGTTTTCTCCCTGGCGACTCTGGCCGCTCCCGCCTTCGGGCAGAACGCGAACCCAGCCAGCCCAGGCACTCTTAATTACGTGGAAGGACAGGCCTCGATAGAAGGCCGCCAACTCTCCCGCCGCTCCGTAGGCCGCACCGAGATGCAGCCCGGCCAGGTCATCGCCACGGCCAACGGCAAAGCAGAGATCTTGCTCACTCCCGGCATATTTCTCCGCCTCGGAGACGACAGCACCGTACAGATGGTCTCGCCCGACCTGACCCACACCGAGGTCAGGCTCGAACGCGGCAACGCCAGCGTCGAAGTCGACCAGATCTACAAGCAGAACACCGTCCTCATCGACCTCCCCAATGGCCAGACCCAGCTGCTTCAGCATGGCCTCTATGGCTTCGACGCCAATAACTCGACCGTCCGCGTCTTCGATGGCAAGGCTGCGGTCTACCCCGGACAGAACTTGCAGAGCAACATCAAGCCGGTTGAAGTCAAAGGTGGGCATCAACTGGTCCTGAACGGCGAAGCCATCAAACCGCAGCGCTTCAATAAGGACCAGGCCAAGAACGACGATCTCTATAAATGGAGCAGCCTTCGTTCGGCCTACCTGGGCGACGCCAACATCGACCTTGCCTCCCAATATGCCGGATACGGCGGCTTCACTCCCGGCTGGTACTGGGCAGGCGGTCCTTTCGGCTACACCTGGCTGCCAGGCGGCGACGGGCTCTTCTGGAACCCCTTCGGCTATGGCTTCTACTCGCCCTACTACATCTATGGCGGCGGCATCGTCTATCGCCGTCCGGGCGGGTATGGCTATCGTGGAGGCTACGGATATGGCGGCCATCCTGGCCCTGCCCGGGGCAGTAACGGCCACGTCGTCGCGCACCCCGGAGGCTATCAAGGCAACGGCGGCGGCTTCCACGGCAACGGCGGTGGCGGCTTCCACGGAGGAGGCGGTGGGGGCGGTGGCTCCCATGGCGGTGGTGGCGGTGGTCACCGCTAG
- the hemC gene encoding hydroxymethylbilane synthase: MSSEFNHPKNPIRIGSRGSQLALWQANHILYALRDAGYHVELEVIRTTGDRMQQPGFVVPANLDGKGIFIKEIEEALEEGSIDLAVHSLKDLPTQLAPQFTLAAIPKRADARDVWVCEPYWSLNTLPMGGRIGTTSPRRRAQLLALRPDVEFVDIRGNIDTRLKKLAAGQCDALVLAAAGLDRLKRAEWVHHRFSPEELCPAPGQGALAIETRSTEHLIDEGRDAYIRQAVAFFNHPETRFCVEAERVALDALGGGCSIPIGVHCLPEFEKWRMFAQVLAPDGEAMIQIDTSTPLDTTPECFGQWVAADLKSKGALDLLAATL, from the coding sequence ATGAGCAGTGAATTTAATCACCCAAAGAACCCTATTCGCATCGGTTCACGAGGCTCCCAGCTTGCACTCTGGCAAGCCAATCACATTCTCTACGCCCTGCGCGATGCTGGTTACCACGTCGAGCTTGAGGTCATTCGCACCACTGGCGATCGTATGCAGCAGCCAGGCTTTGTCGTACCCGCGAACCTCGACGGCAAAGGCATCTTCATCAAGGAGATCGAGGAAGCGCTCGAAGAAGGCAGCATCGACCTCGCCGTCCACAGCCTCAAAGACTTGCCCACGCAACTCGCGCCGCAGTTCACCCTCGCCGCCATTCCCAAGCGCGCCGACGCTCGCGACGTCTGGGTCTGCGAGCCGTACTGGTCGCTCAACACACTGCCGATGGGCGGAAGAATTGGCACAACCAGCCCTCGCCGTCGCGCCCAACTGCTGGCGCTGCGCCCGGATGTAGAGTTCGTCGACATTCGCGGCAACATCGACACTCGCCTCAAGAAGCTCGCTGCCGGGCAATGCGACGCTCTGGTTCTGGCCGCCGCAGGTCTCGACCGCCTCAAGCGCGCCGAATGGGTTCATCACCGCTTCTCGCCGGAAGAGCTTTGTCCCGCGCCGGGACAAGGCGCGCTGGCCATCGAAACCCGTAGCACTGAGCACCTCATCGACGAGGGCCGCGACGCTTATATTCGCCAGGCGGTCGCCTTCTTCAACCACCCCGAAACACGCTTCTGTGTCGAAGCCGAACGCGTCGCACTTGACGCTCTCGGAGGAGGCTGTTCGATTCCCATCGGCGTTCACTGCCTGCCCGAGTTTGAGAAGTGGCGCATGTTCGCCCAGGTGCTGGCTCCCGATGGCGAGGCCATGATCCAGATCGACACGTCTACCCCGCTCGATACCACGCCGGAGTGTTTCGGCCAATGGGTCGCGGCTGATCTGAAGTCGAAAGGCGCTCTCGACCTGCTGGCAGCGACTTTGTAA
- a CDS encoding DUF1080 domain-containing protein: protein MPRVSASSLSLVILLVIATIAQTAPGQSFPLAPPAGPQIYPHPFEDSDAGFKPIFDGETLHNWDGDPKYWHVEDHELIGIITPETLLKQNSFIIWRGGTPANFELKAEFRITDHGNSGINYRSVQIPGTKWLLRGYQADIDGENKYTGQNYEERGRTFLAMRGTITHVVTGKGATVIGSLGDADELKAFIKPNDWNQYHLIVRGNVLIHILNGHVMSEVIDDDEPNRKFKGLIGVQVHVGPPMKVEYRNILFKTLP from the coding sequence ATGCCCCGAGTCAGCGCTTCAAGTTTGTCCCTCGTCATTCTTCTTGTCATCGCGACCATTGCCCAGACCGCGCCGGGCCAGTCCTTCCCGCTGGCTCCGCCAGCGGGCCCGCAGATCTATCCTCATCCGTTTGAAGACAGCGATGCAGGCTTTAAGCCAATCTTCGACGGCGAGACCTTGCACAACTGGGACGGCGACCCAAAGTACTGGCACGTCGAAGATCATGAGCTCATCGGCATCATCACGCCGGAGACCCTGTTGAAGCAGAACAGCTTCATCATCTGGCGCGGCGGAACCCCTGCAAACTTCGAGCTCAAGGCCGAGTTCCGCATCACCGATCACGGCAATAGCGGCATCAACTATCGCAGCGTACAGATTCCCGGTACCAAGTGGCTGCTCCGTGGCTATCAGGCGGACATTGACGGCGAAAACAAATATACCGGGCAGAACTATGAGGAGCGCGGCCGCACGTTTCTTGCCATGCGCGGAACCATTACTCACGTCGTCACCGGCAAAGGAGCGACGGTCATCGGCAGCCTTGGCGACGCCGATGAACTGAAGGCCTTCATCAAGCCAAACGATTGGAACCAGTATCACTTGATCGTTCGCGGTAACGTGCTGATCCATATTCTTAACGGTCACGTCATGAGCGAAGTCATTGATGACGATGAGCCTAACCGCAAGTTCAAAGGACTGATCGGGGTGCAGGTCCATGTCGGTCCGCCCATGAAGGTCGAGTACCGCAACATCCTGTTTAAAACCCTTCCCTGA
- a CDS encoding NAD(P)-dependent alcohol dehydrogenase codes for MSEIHGLAVHAAGAHLLPYKYDPGELQANEVEIKISHCGVCHSDIHLIDNDWGFSKYPFIPGHEIVGAVVAVGSGVGDRKIGDRVGVGWQADSCGVCEWCRQGDEHLCAKSQPTCVGRNGGYADRIRVNSRFAIPVPAVLESENVAPLLCAGITVYSPLRNHGIRPSSRVGIIGIGGLGHLGIQFAKAFGAEVTAFSTSKDKEAEALKLGAHHFLNTQDTGALKKVAGSFDFLLSTVSADQDWQGYINALRPKGMLCVVGVPPSPIQIQAFSLLGAQRAISGSPTGSPRDLHEMLDVAARHGVKAITERFAMSKANDAVAKVKKNQVRYRAVLAN; via the coding sequence ATGAGTGAGATACATGGTTTGGCTGTGCACGCGGCCGGTGCGCATTTGCTGCCCTATAAGTACGATCCCGGTGAGTTGCAGGCGAATGAAGTCGAGATCAAGATCTCGCATTGTGGGGTGTGCCACAGCGACATTCACCTGATCGACAACGACTGGGGATTCAGCAAATATCCCTTTATCCCAGGCCACGAGATCGTTGGAGCGGTCGTGGCGGTGGGCAGTGGAGTGGGGGACCGAAAGATTGGCGACCGGGTAGGCGTGGGCTGGCAGGCGGATAGCTGCGGGGTGTGCGAGTGGTGCCGTCAGGGAGATGAGCACCTTTGCGCGAAGTCACAGCCGACCTGCGTTGGGCGGAATGGCGGATATGCGGACAGGATTCGCGTCAATTCTCGCTTTGCGATTCCGGTGCCGGCAGTGCTTGAGAGTGAAAATGTGGCTCCATTGCTTTGCGCTGGAATTACGGTCTACAGCCCGTTGCGCAATCATGGAATCCGTCCGTCTTCGCGCGTGGGCATCATCGGAATCGGCGGCCTGGGGCATCTCGGGATTCAGTTTGCCAAGGCGTTTGGCGCAGAGGTGACGGCGTTTTCTACCTCGAAAGACAAAGAAGCCGAGGCGTTAAAGCTTGGAGCACATCACTTTCTGAATACGCAGGACACGGGAGCACTGAAGAAAGTCGCAGGCTCATTTGACTTTCTGCTTTCGACCGTGAGCGCGGACCAGGACTGGCAGGGGTATATAAATGCGCTCCGCCCCAAGGGAATGCTTTGCGTGGTGGGCGTTCCTCCCTCGCCGATACAGATTCAGGCATTTTCGCTGTTGGGGGCGCAGAGAGCAATTTCGGGCAGCCCGACCGGCAGCCCGCGCGATCTTCACGAGATGCTGGATGTTGCCGCGCGGCATGGCGTGAAGGCTATTACAGAGCGATTTGCGATGAGCAAGGCGAATGACGCTGTGGCTAAAGTGAAGAAGAACCAGGTGCGGTATCGGGCGGTTCTGGCCAACTAG
- a CDS encoding trimeric intracellular cation channel family protein — protein MTEEKRRFARYSPDFLLLVVDLLGTYVFAVEGAMAAIRANLDLLGLLVLSFATALGGGIIRDMLIGAVPPNSIRDWRYGATAFAGGGTVFFFYEFFRSVPQPLMITLDAAGLALFAVAGADKALEFGINPLIAVLMGGLTGVGGGTVRDILLAQVPAVLRTDVYASAALAGAAAVVMGVRMKMPRGLAMSLGAGVCFTLRMVAVWQHWNLPRVMVH, from the coding sequence ATGACAGAAGAGAAGCGCAGGTTCGCAAGATATAGCCCTGATTTTTTGCTGCTAGTGGTGGACCTTCTGGGAACCTACGTGTTCGCGGTGGAAGGAGCCATGGCGGCGATCCGGGCGAACCTCGACCTTCTGGGGCTATTGGTTCTATCGTTCGCAACGGCGCTGGGCGGCGGAATTATCCGAGATATGCTGATCGGCGCGGTACCGCCCAACAGCATTCGCGACTGGCGTTATGGCGCGACGGCGTTTGCCGGTGGCGGCACGGTCTTCTTCTTCTACGAGTTTTTCCGGAGTGTGCCGCAGCCGTTGATGATCACGCTGGATGCCGCAGGACTGGCGCTGTTCGCAGTGGCTGGCGCGGACAAGGCGCTTGAGTTTGGCATCAATCCTCTCATTGCTGTGCTGATGGGAGGCCTGACCGGCGTGGGCGGCGGCACGGTGCGGGACATCCTGCTGGCGCAGGTTCCGGCGGTGTTGCGGACGGATGTATATGCCTCCGCGGCGTTGGCTGGTGCAGCGGCTGTGGTGATGGGAGTAAGAATGAAGATGCCTCGTGGTCTGGCGATGAGCCTGGGAGCAGGGGTATGTTTTACGCTGCGCATGGTTGCGGTGTGGCAGCACTGGAACCTGCCCAGGGTGATGGTGCATTAA
- a CDS encoding ABC transporter permease has protein sequence MRFEFFIAMRYLRAKRRQAVVGVITAISVIGVAAGVASLIIALAITNGMQRDLQARLVGSTSHVDLMRVKADGIQNWRPLLEKLRKLPHVTAAAPGLYGQVLISRGARSGGALIKGVIPADERKVGDLLQSVAEGSAKDLEPVEATETHVPESGRGAPSSVAVQAIPPIVIGKDLAETVGASVGDDVLVTSPQGELTPLGLVPRYQRFQVVGIFKSGFYQYDIGYTFVRLADAQKLFSEPDLISVISFKVDDLYHADRIGKEIEKAAGQGFETTNWMELNRELFRALKLEQYVTFIVLALIVCVAALNILIALTMMVMEKTKDIAVLMSFGVRAEQVRRIFLLQGLLISVIGTVIGLVLGYGLSWLGSHYHLPLDASVYSIDYLPFAPRIRDAVVVASVSLGVSLIATLYPSRSAARVLPAEALRYE, from the coding sequence ATGCGATTTGAATTCTTTATTGCGATGCGGTATCTGCGGGCCAAGCGGCGACAGGCTGTTGTGGGCGTCATCACTGCGATCTCAGTGATCGGCGTCGCGGCTGGGGTGGCTTCGCTGATTATTGCACTCGCGATTACAAATGGGATGCAACGAGACCTGCAGGCGCGGCTGGTGGGCTCGACCTCACATGTGGACCTGATGCGGGTGAAAGCTGATGGCATTCAGAATTGGAGGCCATTGCTGGAGAAGCTGCGGAAGCTGCCGCATGTGACGGCTGCTGCGCCGGGGCTGTATGGGCAGGTGCTGATCTCGCGAGGTGCTCGGAGCGGGGGGGCTTTGATCAAGGGAGTGATTCCTGCGGATGAACGCAAGGTTGGGGATTTATTGCAATCGGTGGCAGAGGGATCGGCTAAGGATTTGGAGCCGGTTGAAGCTACGGAAACTCACGTCCCAGAATCGGGACGTGGGGCACCCAGTTCTGTGGCGGTGCAAGCGATTCCGCCGATTGTGATTGGGAAGGATTTGGCCGAGACGGTTGGCGCGAGTGTCGGAGACGATGTGCTGGTGACGAGCCCACAGGGAGAACTGACGCCGTTGGGGCTGGTGCCGCGCTATCAACGGTTTCAGGTGGTGGGGATCTTCAAGTCGGGGTTCTATCAATACGACATTGGCTATACATTTGTGCGGTTGGCGGATGCGCAGAAGCTTTTCAGCGAACCGGATTTGATCTCGGTGATCAGCTTCAAGGTGGATGATCTTTATCATGCCGACAGGATCGGCAAAGAAATTGAGAAGGCGGCGGGACAGGGATTTGAGACCACGAACTGGATGGAGCTGAATCGCGAACTGTTCCGCGCGCTGAAGCTGGAGCAGTATGTGACGTTCATTGTGCTGGCGCTGATCGTGTGCGTGGCCGCGCTGAATATTCTGATTGCGCTGACCATGATGGTGATGGAGAAGACCAAGGACATTGCCGTGCTGATGAGCTTCGGCGTGCGCGCAGAGCAGGTGCGGCGAATCTTTTTGCTGCAGGGATTGTTGATTTCAGTCATCGGTACAGTCATTGGGTTGGTGTTGGGATATGGCTTGAGTTGGCTGGGTAGCCATTACCACTTGCCTCTCGATGCGTCGGTTTATTCGATCGACTATCTGCCGTTCGCTCCGAGGATCCGGGATGCAGTGGTTG